From the genome of Luteibacter rhizovicinus DSM 16549:
GCAGGAACCAGCCAGCCGGAGTGAGTTTTGCGTGAAGGCGTTCCTCGCTGCATATACGGAAAGCGCCGCTATAGCCGCGCTCGCCAAGGTGATAACCCAGAACGTAAGTGACCTCCAGAGCTCTGATTTCGGCCTATCAAACGCATAGCTGAAGGGACCAACAGCACCCCCGATAGCGCCAACAACAGCTCCTAACAAGGCGCCTTCGTTAACGTCATCAAGGCTTGGGATGCTCACGGCCGCAGCGATCGCAATAAGTGTCACCAATGCTCCGGACGTAAAGGCCACAGATCTCGGACTGATGGCCTCATCGAAATCGTTGTGAAGAATTTTCTTCGCTAGGCTTTTGCTTCGCTTCCATTCTAAATAGAGGCTCAGGCCGTAACCGGAAATCAAAAATAAGACGGCCAGAGCAACTGCTATCCATAGGCCAATCTCGATCAATCTAAAATCTTTAAAATTCACGCGGTTTTTGTCCTCGAAGCATAGGGGCAAGATCCGTCAGGCGTAGCCACGACGCCCATGGAAGTCCAGGGAAAAAAGCGGAAAGTTCGCCCGGCGTCCACGTGCGCATATAGGAGCCCTGATGCGTATCGGCGACGGGATCACCGGCTTCATGACCCACAAGGGCGCGCCGCCGTTCTGCCGGCAGTGATGACCCTTGGAGCGTTTGAATGACCGTCTTCCTCAGACTGTGGATGCCAATGATCCCGTGCGCCCGCCTCGGTTTGATACCAAGGCCGGCGAGGTAATAGTTGAAACCCTTGCTGATCGAGTTTCCCTTACCCGCTGCGCTGTCGATGCGCATTCTCGGAAACAGGCGCTCGTGGCCTTCGGCTCGCAGACGCTCCACACGATCAAGCAGTCCGAGTTCGATGAGATCGGGATGGATGGGCACCAGGCGCTCGCCTCCAAACCCTGTTTTAATGCTCTGGCCGTCACTGTCCGCACAAATCTTCAGGCACGGGACACCACCTTCGACAACGAAATCTCGTAGAAAAATCTGCGCCAACTCGCCGACGCGGCCGCCCGTGTAAAGGCCCAACAATGCGCCCCAACTGACGTGCTCTTTCACCTTCTTCAGGTTGGCCGGGTCAAAGATCCGCTTGAGGGTTTCGACCTCGAACGGCTCCCACTCGTGTCCTTGGGCACGCCGCTTTGCCTTCTCGGATTTCTTAACCACGACCAGCCCTTTGATGGGGTTGCTGGTCACGATCTCTTTGCGGAGAAGCGATTCGAAAAGTTGGGCCACGTGGCTGACGCAGTTGGCTACGTAGACGTTGCTCTTGCCCGAACGAAGGAGGCCGTCGCTCCAGGTGCTCGCTTTTTGTCGGGTGATCAGGGCGACAAAAGCGAACGGTCCGATCGCCTTACAGAAGTCATCGAGGGCACGTTTCCTCTGTGACCAGGTGTTCGGCCGCATCGCCAGAGCCTCGACCTCTGAATAACCTTTGATGGCATCGCCAAGGTTCAGCCGGCTCCCAGAAGCGGCCGGGGCCACGGGATACCGCGGGCTCATCGTGACGGGAGGTTGTGCCTCAAGAATCGCCTTGAGTGCTTCCATGCCCTGGCGGTGATCGCGATCGGAGCCGTCGGTTCGGAGCCGGTGCCCATCGGGCGTTTCGACCTCCCACTTGCGGACCGTTCCACCGTCGAGGTTCTTCTCGATCTGCCCCATCATCCGGGCCACCGCGTCATCGTCCCACTGCTTGCTCATCCCTGCCTCCAGCTCATCCCGTGCCGTAGCCAGCATTTGAGCACAGCGGACGCCCAGGGCATACGCCCACATTCTCGCCAGCGCCGGGTCTTTCGTTCCAAGGGATCGCTTGACGACGCCCAGGCCGAGGATCGGCCTAAGGGCCTTCGGCACGATTAGGCGGAAGTGCCACATCCCCGATTGGGGGTGGCGTAGCAGATGGTGGGCCAGTCGCATACGCATGTGTTGACCAACCAAGTTGACCAAGCACCATGACCCTGAAACGAAAAAAGCCCCGCTTTCGCGGGGCCTGTTTCGTTTGGCTGGGAGACTAGGATTCGAACCTAGATAGACAGCGTCAGAGGCTGTTGTCCTACCGTTAGACGATCTCCCAATAAACCGGGGCTCGACGCGCTCTGACCTTGGAGCGTCGAACTTTGAAGCGCTGGTGCTTAGCGCTTCGAGAACTGCGTTGCGCGGCGGGCCTTATGCAGACCAACCTTCTTACGCTCGACTTCGCGAGCGTCGCGGGTCATGAAACCTGCCTTACGCAGCGGCGACTTCAGCGCTTCGTCGTATTCGACGAGGGCGCGGGAGATACCGAGGCGAATGGCGCCGGCCTGACCCGTGATGCCGCCACCGGCGACGGTGACCATGATATCAAACTTGTCGACGTTTTCGGTCAGTTCGAGCGGCTGGCGCACGATCATGCGCGAGGTCTCGCGACCGAAGAACTGGTCGAGCGGCTTGCCGTTGACGACGATGCCACCGGTGCCCTTGCGGAGGAACACGCGGGCGGCGGAGGTCTTGCGGCGGCCGGTACCGTAATTCTGCTGGGTAGCCATGTAAGTTCCTTAGATTTCCAACGCCTGGGGCATCTGCGCGGTGTGCGGGTGCTCGGCACCGCCGTACACCTTGAGCTTGCGGTACATGGCACGACCCAGCGGGTTCTTCGGCAGCATGCCCTTGACGGCGATCTCGATCACGCGCTCCGGGTGGGTAGCCAGCAGATCCTTGAGACTCGTGGTCTTCAGGTTGCCGACGTAGCCGGTGAAGCGGTGGTACATCTTGTCGTCCAGCTTGGCACCGGTCACGGCCACCTTCTCGGCGTTGATCACGACGATGTAGTCGCCGGTATCGACGTGGGGCGTGAACTCGGGCTTGTGCTTGCCGCGGAGGCGACGCGCGACCTCGGTCGAAAGACGACCCAGGGTCTTGTTCGTGGCATCAACCACGAACCAATCGCGCTTGACGCTTTCCGGCTTGGCGGTGAACGTTTTCATTTCAAATACCTGGTTTGCCGCCGTTGAGACGGAACACGGAATCGGTGAAAGCAAAGGCGCGAGAGAATAGCGGACTTTTCCCTCATCGCGCAAGCCCACCGTGCAGGTGAGCTTCGGGCCGACAATCATAATGGATCAGGGGGCCCGTTCACAAGCGGTCCCGGTTCCGGAGCGGCTGCCGCGACAAGCGGCCGCAGCGTCTTCATCTGGATTCGGGAGTTGCCCATT
Proteins encoded in this window:
- a CDS encoding site-specific integrase, which translates into the protein MRMRLAHHLLRHPQSGMWHFRLIVPKALRPILGLGVVKRSLGTKDPALARMWAYALGVRCAQMLATARDELEAGMSKQWDDDAVARMMGQIEKNLDGGTVRKWEVETPDGHRLRTDGSDRDHRQGMEALKAILEAQPPVTMSPRYPVAPAASGSRLNLGDAIKGYSEVEALAMRPNTWSQRKRALDDFCKAIGPFAFVALITRQKASTWSDGLLRSGKSNVYVANCVSHVAQLFESLLRKEIVTSNPIKGLVVVKKSEKAKRRAQGHEWEPFEVETLKRIFDPANLKKVKEHVSWGALLGLYTGGRVGELAQIFLRDFVVEGGVPCLKICADSDGQSIKTGFGGERLVPIHPDLIELGLLDRVERLRAEGHERLFPRMRIDSAAGKGNSISKGFNYYLAGLGIKPRRAHGIIGIHSLRKTVIQTLQGSSLPAERRRALVGHEAGDPVADTHQGSYMRTWTPGELSAFFPGLPWASWLRLTDLAPMLRGQKPREF
- the rpsI gene encoding 30S ribosomal protein S9 yields the protein MATQQNYGTGRRKTSAARVFLRKGTGGIVVNGKPLDQFFGRETSRMIVRQPLELTENVDKFDIMVTVAGGGITGQAGAIRLGISRALVEYDEALKSPLRKAGFMTRDAREVERKKVGLHKARRATQFSKR
- the rplM gene encoding 50S ribosomal protein L13 — translated: MKTFTAKPESVKRDWFVVDATNKTLGRLSTEVARRLRGKHKPEFTPHVDTGDYIVVINAEKVAVTGAKLDDKMYHRFTGYVGNLKTTSLKDLLATHPERVIEIAVKGMLPKNPLGRAMYRKLKVYGGAEHPHTAQMPQALEI